GTCGTGAGGAAGTTGCCCTCGTCCTCGCTGATGGCGAGGACGGCGCGGTAGGTCAGGAAGACCGCGATCGCGGCCATGATCGTCAGCAGCAGAATGCCCGACCCGCGGGAAAGACCGAGGAAAATACGGTCACCGGGCCGGGTGGCGCCGCGGGCGGCGCGCTTGCGCTCGGCCTGCGTCGGCTGGGACATGGGTGGAGGTGCTGCAGTGTTCTTCGTCGTTATGTCCATCAGGTTCTCCGGTCTGCGGAGCCGGACTCGACGTACGGCTCCTGGCGGCGGTGCACCGGACGGTGCGGGGCCCGGCCCCCTGTGGCGGGGGGCCGGGCCGCGCACTCAGGTCAGCTCAGGCCCTCGATGGTGGTGCGGACCTTGGCGATGATCTCGTCGGGGATCGGCGCGTAGCCGGCGTCGGCCAGCAGGCCCTGGCCGTCCTCGCCGGCGACGTAGTTCAGGAACGCCTTGGTGGCGGGCAGCGTCTCGGCCTTGTTGCCCTTGTCGCAGACGATCTCGTAGGTGACCAGGGTGATCGGGTACGCGCCCTCGGCCTTGGTCTTGTAGTTGATCTCCAGGGCGAGGTCCTTGCCCTGGCCGACGACCTTGGCGTCCGCGATGGCCGCGGTGGCAGCCTCGGTGGAGGCCTTGACCGGCTCGGCGGCTCCCGTGTCGATGGCGACGACGTTCATGCCCTCGGCGTAGGACAGCTCCATGTAGCTGATGGCGCCGGAGACCTGGGAGACCTGCTGCGCGACACCGGAGGAACCGGACGCGGACTGGCCGCCCTTGGCCTGCCAGGCCTTACCACCCTCGTACTTCCAGTTCTCGGGGGTGGTGGCGATCAGGTACTTGGTGAAGTTGTCCGTGGTGCCGGACTCGTCCGAGCGGTGGAACGCCTGGATCTTGAGGTCGGGGAGGTCGGCCTCGGGGTTCAGCTTCTTGATCGCCGCGTCGTTCCACTTGGTGATCTTGCTGTCGAAGATCTTGGCGATCGTCGGGGCGTCCAGCACCAGGTTGTCGACACCCGGGACGTTGTAGGACAGGGCGATCGGGCCGCCGACCATCGGGAGGTCGATGCCCTGGCCGCCCTGGCAGACTTCCTTGGACGCGGCGATCTCTTCCTCGTCCAGCGCGGAGTCGGAGCCGGCGAAGGCGACCTGGCCCTGGTTGAACGCCGTGATACCGGCGCCCGAGCCGGAGCCCTTGTAGTTGATCTGCACGCCGGAGCACTCGGCGGTGAACGCCTTGACCCAGGCGTCGATCGCGTTCTTCTGCGCGGAGGAGCCGTCGGCCAGCAGCTGGCCCTTGGCGTCGCCGCAGTCGATGGAGCCCGTGGCGGCGGCGCTGGCGCCCGCCGAGTCACCGCCGTTGCCGGTCTCGTCGGAGCCGCACGCCGTGAGGGCCAGGGCGCCGGAGACGGCGAGAGCACCGAGGGTGAGGGCCCGCCGGTTCATGCGCTGAAGCTTCACTTTCGGGAGTTCCTTCCAGGAGCCGCCGTCCTGATCGGCGGCGTGCGAAGTCTGGTCGGCACGGACGCGTTTTCGAGCACGCCCGTCACCGGTAAGGCCGAAATTAGGCAGATCAGGTGAAGCCGCCTATGGCCGTAAGTGAACGGAGGGTGAACCCCTGCGGTCGGTGCGGTTAGGTCACGGAACGCTCACGGGGAGGGCACGCAAAGGTTCCATCCGACGCCCTCACCTGCGCGTGCACCGCCGATTACCCCCGGGAATCGACTCAGGCGCGTACATATGCAGCATCCCGCACGAAGGTACACGGTTTCCTCACCGAATCGAACATCACGGACGAGTGGCGGAGGTGACCGCGGGTTACGGACATCCCAGAAGTGGGCGGCCGAAAGCGGCCCATCGGCGGAACGCGCGCTCCCGAGAAGCCGTCTTGCCTCATGCAGGCGGCGGCAGCGGGAGGCAGGCATGGAACGGCGGACGTTCATCGGGGGCGGGGTCGTCGCGGTCGCGGGGATCGCGTCGGCGGTGGCGTGCAGCGGCGGCTCCGGCACCGCCACCGCGACCCCCACGACGGGCCGGGGCGCCACTCCCGTCACGGGCCGGGGCGACGGCCCGACCGGCACCGGCGCCCGTACGGCCACCGCCACGGCCGCCGCCGGCTGGCCGGCGCTCGCCCGTGATCTCGACGGCACCCTGGTCCGCCCCGGCGACGCCTCCTGGCCGACCGCACGGCAGCTCTACAACACCCGCTTCGACGCGCTGAAGCCCGCAGCCGTCGCCTATGTCGCCCACCCCGACGACATCGCCACCGTCCTCGCCTACGCCCGGACCCACCACATACGCGTGGCGATCCGCAACGGCGGCCACTCCTACGCCGGCTGGTCCTCCGGCGACGGCCGCCTGATCATCGATGTCTCCCGGCTCGGCCGCGTCCGTGCGAGCGGCGGCACCGCCGTGGTCGGCGCCGGCGCCAAGCTGATCGACGTCTACCGCGCCCTCGCCGCCAACGGCGTCACCATCCCCGCCGGTTCCTGCCCGACGGTCGGCGTCTCCGGCCTGGTGCTGGGCGGCGGACACGGCGTCGTCTCCCGGGCTTACGGCCTGACCTGCGACAGCCTCACCGGGGCGACCCTGGTGACGGCGGACGGCCGCCGGCTCACCGCCGACGCCGCGCACCACCCCGACCTCTTCTGGGCCCTGCGCGGCGCGGGCAACGGCAATTTCGGCGTCGTCACGGAGCTGCGCTTCCGTACCCACCCGGCCCCGCAGGCGGTCTCGGCGTACCTGACCTGGCCGTGGAGCAAGGCGGCGGCGGTCGTGCGGGCCTGGCAGGAGTGGGGCCCGGCGCAGCCCGACGAGATCTGGTCGTCCCTGCACCTGGCGAACGCGGCCGGCGGCACCCCCACCGTCTCGGTCGCCGCCTTCTCCCTGGGCACCTACGGCGAACTCCAGAACGCCGTGGACCGCCTCGCCGCCCGGGCCGACTCCTCGGCGTCCCACGTCTCCCTGAAGCGCCGCTCGTACGAGGAGTCCATGGAGGTCTACGCCGGCTGCTCGTCCTTCGCCACCGACGCCCAGTGCCACCTTCCCGGCACGACCCCCGGCCGCTCGTCCGAGGGCGCCCTGGGCCGCGAGACGTACGCCGCCCGCTCCGACTTCTTCGACCGCTCCCTCCCCGCGGCCGGCATCCGCGCCCTGCTGGCCCAGCCGCCGTCGGTACGCGGCGGCGCGGGCAGCATCGCCCTCACGGCCCTGGGCGGCGCGATCAACCGCGTCTCCCCCACGGCGACGGCCTTCGTCCACCGCCGGTCGCGCATGCTGGCCCAGTACCTCGTGTCCTGGCGAGCCGGCACCTCCGGCGCGACGGCCCAGTCCTGGCTGAACTCGGCGCACACGGCGATGCGCCCGTACGCGTCGGGAGCGGCGTACCAGAACTACACGGACCCGACGCTGCGGAACTGGCGGACGGCGTACTACGGGGACGCGGCGCCCCGCCTGACCCGGCTGAAGCGGACCTACGACCCGGACAGGGTGTTCACGTCCCCGCAGGCCCTGTGAGACCCGGCCGGGCCGGCGCCCGTCACAAGCCCTCTGCGGCCCAACCCGAGCCACGGCCCGTCCGACGGAGCCCTGGTGCCGCGGCAGGCAACGTGTGCCCGGCAAGGAGCGGCGTCCGGTGCGTGCTCCGGTGGTCCCCCCGGCCGGAGGCTGGGGAAGTGCCGGACGGAGGCCGTCGTACTGGATGTACTCGGGCTTCCGGCCGGTGCGGCGACAGGGCGTGCCGGGCGTCGGGAGGGGGTGAACGCTGCCTGTCGCGGCACTAGGCCGCGAGGTCGCGCTCCTCAGCGCCGGTGGTCTCCTTGCGGGCTCCCGGGATCAGGGCGTCCCGCTCCTCGACCGCGCGCCGCCGCCGCACCAGCCGGCCGGCCCGGGGCGAGCGCTCCACGGCCTTCGTCACCGGCGTCAGCAGGGCCATGGCCAACGGCGACAGCAGCAGCACGACGGCGGTGCCGAGCGCGAAGCCGCCGATGACGTCCGTCGGATAGTGCACGCCCATGTACACCCGGCAGAAGCCCTCGACCAGCGCCAGCCCGATGCCGACGAGCCCGAGGGTCCGATGGGCGACGAACAGCCCCACCCCGAGCGCCATCGCGATGGTCGCGTGATCGCTGACGAAGGAGAAGTCGGTCTTCCCGGTGACCAGGACCTCCAGCCCCTGGTGCTGACGGAACGGCCGGGGCCGCTCCACGAACCCCCGTATCGGCACGTTCACCAGCACCGCGACGCCCGCGGCCAGCGGCGCCCACACGAGCGCGGCGACCGACCCTGCCGCCTCCTCGCCGGAGATGCCGCTCCGTCGGCGGACGCTCCACCAGCACCACACCAGCAGCAGCGTCATGGCGAGCAGCAGCCCGTACTCCCCGACGAACCCGACGACGCGGTCGAACCACCGGGGCGCGTCCTTGGCCAGGCCGTTGATGTCGTAGAGCAGCTCGACGTCGGGGTTCGACCCGGATTGCGCGAGTCCAGCCATGGTGCAGCGGCCCCTTCGTCGTCGTCTTCGGGCGCACCCGTGCGTGCGCCGCTCCGCCCACCCCCGTGGTGTGTAGATCCGCGTCGATCCCCGTGGTGGACCCGTCCCGCCGACACCCGTTGACACGTGCCTCGACCGACGTCCGCTCGGCTACGTCAACAGGAACGCACGACCTCCGTCACTGGGTTCCACATTCCACGGAATGATCACGCAGACGTTATCGAAGAGAGATACATCGCCGCAGCTCAGGGGTGTGCTTCACACTCCGTCTCAGCCCTTTTCAGACCGCCGAGGGGAGTGCTTTCGCGCCATCTTCGGTGACCCGGGTGGCGCCGAAGTAGTCGGGGGTGTCGATCGGGTCGAAGCGGATCACCGCACCCGGCCGCGGGGCGTCGATCATGTACCCGCCGCCGACGTAGATCCCCACGTGCCGGATGGCCCGGGAGTTGGTGAGGTCGTCCGAGAAGAACACCAGATCCCCGGGCAGCAACTCGTCCCGATCCGGGTGCGGCCCGGCGTTGTACTGGTCGTTGGCGACCCGGGGCAGGGTGATGCCCACACTCTCGTACGCCGCCTTGGTCAGACCCGAGCAGTCGAAGCGCCCGCCCTGCTCGGGCGTACCGTTGCCGCCCCACAGGTAGAGCGTGCCGAGCTTCTTCTGCGCGTAGTGAATGGCGCCGGCGGCCTGCTCGGAGGGATCGACCCGCCCGACGGGCGCGGCGAAGCTCTCCTGGAGCGTCGTGATCACCCGGACGTAGTTCTGGGTCTCCTTGTACGGCGGCACACCCCCGTACCTGATGACGGCGTACGCGCCCGCGTTGTACGCCGCGAGCATGTTCTTCGTCGCGTCCCCGGGCACGTCCTTCACGTACTTCGCGAGCGTGCAGTCGTACGACGCGGCCGACGGGATCGCGTCATTCGGGTCCCACACGTCCCGGTCCCCGTCCCCGTCCCCGTCGATGCCGTGGGTGGCCCAGGTGCCCGGGATGAACTGCGCTATCCCCTGTGCCTGCGCCGGGCTCTGCGCGGTCGGGTTGAACCCGCTCTCCTGGTACAACTGCGCGGCGAGGAGGGCGGGGTTGATGGCGGGGCACAGATTGCCCCATCGCTGTACGAGCCCTTGATAGGCGGCGGGCACGGACCCCTTGGCCAGATTCCGTCCGGCCCCGCCGACGCCGTTGACCAGATTGCCGGCCACGAGGTACACCCCGACGACGAGCAGCATCACGAACGCGACCCCGGCACCCGTCGCGGCCACCGCCACGACCCACGCCTTACGCACAGTCAACCGCCCCTCGCCGCCCGGGAGTACGCCCAGGTCAGTGTAGAAGGAGGGGCGGCAAAAGAGAGGGCGGCTTCCCGGACGACTCGGCCGGACCGGTCCGGCCAGACATCAGTGACCGCTCGTCAGGCTGTCGACCCGAAAGGCCGATGCCCGCCGCGGTCCCGCAGAGGCGCAGTACTGCCTGTCAGGCAGCCGGCCCCATCGAGTGGCCGCCTGCCGGACTCTCCCGGGCCGGTCACCACTCCGAGGCCGCCATCGGGTCCCGTGACCGCTCGTCAGACCACCTTCGCTCCGGCGCCCAGCGGAAAGGCGACCCCCGTCAGCTCCTCCGACGCCGCCCACAGCCGGCGCGCCGTCGTCGGATCGCTCGCCGCCGCCGAACGGCCCACCAGCGTGGGTGCGCCGCGCATCTCGCCGAGGCCGTCCGGGCCCACGTAGCTCGCGCCCGGCAGGTCCATGACCGCGGCGTACAGGGTCGGCAGGGCGCCGGCCTTGTCGTCCTGGGCGAAGAGCCTGTTACCGAGCTGCATCAGGGCGCGGGACACCGGGTTTGCCGCGTGGGTCTGCAGGTTGGTGGCCGCGTAGCCGGGGTGGGCGGCCAGGGTGCGAACCCTGGAGCCGGTTGCCGTCAGCCGGCGCTGGAGCTCCAGGGTGAACAGGAGGTTCGCCAGCTTGGACTGGGCGTAGGCGCGGACCGGCGTGTACCCCTTCGTCAGGTTCAGGTCGTCGAAGTCGATGACACCGGCGCCCCAGCGGTGGGCGCCCGACGACACGGTCACCACGCGATCGGTGACGTACGGCAGCAGCAGGTTCGTCAGGGCGAAGTGGCCGAGATGGTTCGTGCCGAACTGCATCTCGAAGCCGTCCTTGGTGCGCTGCTCGGGCAGCATCATCACGCCCGCGTTGTTGAGCAGCAGGTCCAGCGGACGGTCGCCCCACTCCCGCGCGAACTCCCGCACCGACGCGAGGTCCGCGAGGTCGAGCCGCCGGACCTCCGTACTGCCGCGCACGCTCGCCGCCGCCGCCCGCCCGCGCCCCGGATCGCGCACCGCGAGGACGACATGCGCCCCCGCACCCGCCAGCGCGTCCGTCGCCGCCAGCCCGATACCGCTGTTGGCGCCGGTGACGACCACCGTCCGACCGGTGAGGTCGGGCAGCCGACCGACGTTCCACTTGCTCGTCCTGCGCGTGTTCTTTCCCGTAGCCATGGACTCAATGTAGACAACGACAACAATGCTGTCAATGACAACAAAGATGGCGACGCCAACAAAGCTGACGTCGTCAACATCGGGATACGATGATGCGCATGCCCGAACCCCGCCCCTACCACCACGGAGACCTGCGCGCCGCCCTGCTCGCCGGCGCGGAACGCACTCTGCGGGACAAGGGCGCCGCCGCACTGTCCCTGCGCGAACTCGCCCGCGAGACCGGCGTCAGCCACGCCGCCCCGGGCCGGCACTTCAAGGACAAGCAGGCCCTGCTCGACGCCCTCGCCCTCACCGGCTTCGAGCGCATGACCAGGGCCCTGCAGACCGCGGACGACCCCGCCCTCCCCTTGGAGGACCGGTTCACCGCCCTCGCGCGCGCCTACCTCGGGTTCGCCATCGAGAACGCCGCACTACTGGAGCTGATGTACGCCCGCAAGCACGACCCGGACGTCTCCGAGCAGCTCGCCACCGCCGTGGAACACGCGATCACACCACTCACCCGCCTGATCGCGGAGGCGCAAGGGCGCGGCGAGATCGTCGAGGGCGACCCCGAACACATCACCCTCCTCGCCGGCGCCACCGTCCACGGCATCGCCGCCTTCACGGCCAACGGCACCTTCCCGCCGCAGGCCGCCCTCGACAGCATCGGCGAACACGTCCACCACCTGCTGCACGGACTGCGCCCCCGCTGACCCCTCGTCACCGCCCGCCCGGCACACGGCGATAGCCTTCATCCTGACGCCCTGAGCACCCGGCGAACACCGGCGCGACCAACCGCCCCACCCACCACCGGAAACGGGCCCGGTCGTAAAGAGGCACAACGACGGCACCACACCACAGGTTCCGCTCCCACCTCGTTGCCCGGCGTTACCGGCCGTGATACACAGAGTGACGATACGAGGTATTCGTACGAAACCCGCCAAGCAATGACGCCAAGTCGACATACGACAGCGCCATTGTCGGCGAGAATGAGGCCTGACCTCTGCGCACCGCAGGGGACTGCGGAACTACCCAACAGGGGCGGTGACTTACATGCTCTTTGCGGCCGACAAGGGAGACATCAACACCATCATCGGCGGGATCGCTCCGGACTGGGGCCCCTTCGGCAGCCTGGGCAACGAGGCCAAGGTGATGATCGAGGTGGTGATGGCGGTGGCCATCCTCATCTGCCTCGGCATCGCCATCTGGGGGGCGGCCAAACAGCGCATCGGCGCGACGGCCCTCCGGGACACCTTCAGCGCGGAGCAGGGCAAGGGCCTGATCATCGCCGGCCTCACCGGAGTCTTCATCATCGGCTCCCTCGGCACGCTCTTCACCATCGTGTACGGCATGGCGGTGTAAGCCCCACCACGTCCTCCCCGGGCGCGCCCGGTCCCCCTACCCCACCCGCCCGTCGTGCCCACCGGCTGAGGTTGCGTTTCCCTGATGTCCCTGATGTCGAGTCACCACACCGCGCCCGCGCGGGAACCAGCGCGGCTACCGTCGTACACCTACGCGGTCATTCAGTACGACGGTCTCCGCTACGACATCGAGGGGGCGGACGCGGCATGAGTCCCGGGGACGAACACGAGGCCTCCGGCGGTTACGCCGGCACCGGGCACACCCGTACCCGGTTGCCGGACAGCGAGCCCTACGGCGGCGCCCGGCGCGGCCGCAACTCCTCCCGGAACCTGGTCACCGTGGTCGGCGTGGTGGTCCTCCTGATCGCCGCGATCGCCTTCGCCAACCGCGGCTCGAACGAGCCGACTTCGACGGACGCCAACCCGTCGGCCCCGGAGGCCACGTCAACGGCGGCGAGCGGAGAACGCCCGGTGGAGACCAAGTCAGCGGGCATCCCCTCGGGCTTCGCCCAGACAGAACAGGGGGCACAGTCGGCGGCGGTGAACTACTCGGTGGCGCTCGGCTCGACCGGCATGTTCAACAAGAACAACCGGCACACCATCGTGGACGCCCTGTACACCCCCGAGGCTGCGGCCGATCTGAAAGGCCCGATGGACGAAGCCTATTCGATCAGCTTCCTCAGCAAACTGGGGCTGGACGCCAACGGAAACCCGCCGTCAGGCCGCACCTTCGTCTCGCGCGTGGTTCCGGTGGGCACGACGGTCCAGCAGTACAGCGACACCAACGCGAAGGTCGCGGTCTGGTACATGGGGCTCATCGGCATGTCCGGGGAGAAGTCGACCGACCCGGTCACCTCCACGTGGAAGACCTGGACCTTCGATCTGAGATGGTCCAGCGGTGACTGGAAGATCGTCACAGACTCGCAGAAGGACGGCCCCGCCCCCGTGCCCGGCGACGACCGGGCGGCGACCTCCGAAGAGATCAGCAAGGCCATCCAGGAGTACGGAGGGTTCACGTATGCCCGGTAACCCGCATCGCGTGCTCAAGCTCACCGGCCTCGTAGCAGCCGTGCAGACAGCCTCCGTGCTGGTGGCCACCCAGGCCTTCGCCGCGCCCACGCCCTCACCCACGCCCAGCAACGACCCCTGCGATCTCATCGTCGGCGAGGCCAAGAAGTACTGCGAACGCGACACCGGCGAATCCGGAAGCGGCACCAGCACACCCTCCCTCGACCCCACCTCCACCCTCGACCCCCTCTCCTCCCTCGCCAAGGGCTGTGCCGACGCCGCGTCCTGGACCATCGACAAGCTCAGTGAAGCCGTCAAGGACACCGCCAACGTCGACTTCACCAACGCCCAGTTCCTCAAGCAGTACGCGGTCGTCTTCGCCGCGTCCACCGTCCTCACGCTCCTCCTGTGGCTCCTGGCCGTGGCCAAGCGAGCCGTGCGCGGCGTCCCCCTGTCCACCGCCATCGGCGAAGCCATCGGCTTCCTCTGGCTCACCGTCCTGGCCTCCGCCTTCACCCCCCTGATCCTCTACACGGTCGTCTCCGCCACCGACGGCATCTCCGACGTCCTCGCCAAGGCCACCGGCGACCAGACGGACGCCTTCTTCGGCAACTTCTCCGGCGCCCTGGAGAAGGGCGAGGACATCGGCGGCGGCCCGATCATGCTGATCGTCGTCTCCCTCGTCAGCATCCTCGCCGCCGGCGTCCTGTGGCTGGAACTCGTCATCCGCGCCGCCCTGCTCTACGTCGGCGCCCTCCTCGGCACCGTCGTCTACGCCGGCCTGGTCGACAAGAACCTCTGGGGCCACGTCCGCCGCTGGGCCGGCATCATGATCGCCGTCATCCTCGTGAAGCCGGTCATCGTGATCGTCCTCGGGCTGGCCGGCGCGCTCAGCGCAGACGACGGCCCCGACGCCTTCTCCGCCGTCGTCTCCGGCCTCGCGATCATCCTGCTCGCCATCTTCGCGTCCGCGATGATCTACCGCTTCGTCCCCGGCTTCGGCGACGAGATCGCGGGCTCCCGCAACAACCGCATCATGCAGGGCGCCGAAGGCAAGGCCGCCGCGGTCATCAGTTCCCCCGCGACCCTCGTCGCCCAGGGCATCAAGACCCACAGCACCCGCGCCGACAACAACGGCCAGGCCCAGTCCTCCGGCGGCGGCCCCCGCCCCGCCAACCAGGCCTCCGGCGGCGTGG
This region of Streptomyces chromofuscus genomic DNA includes:
- the pstS gene encoding phosphate ABC transporter substrate-binding protein PstS produces the protein MKLQRMNRRALTLGALAVSGALALTACGSDETGNGGDSAGASAAATGSIDCGDAKGQLLADGSSAQKNAIDAWVKAFTAECSGVQINYKGSGSGAGITAFNQGQVAFAGSDSALDEEEIAASKEVCQGGQGIDLPMVGGPIALSYNVPGVDNLVLDAPTIAKIFDSKITKWNDAAIKKLNPEADLPDLKIQAFHRSDESGTTDNFTKYLIATTPENWKYEGGKAWQAKGGQSASGSSGVAQQVSQVSGAISYMELSYAEGMNVVAIDTGAAEPVKASTEAATAAIADAKVVGQGKDLALEINYKTKAEGAYPITLVTYEIVCDKGNKAETLPATKAFLNYVAGEDGQGLLADAGYAPIPDEIIAKVRTTIEGLS
- a CDS encoding FAD-binding oxidoreductase; translation: MERRTFIGGGVVAVAGIASAVACSGGSGTATATPTTGRGATPVTGRGDGPTGTGARTATATAAAGWPALARDLDGTLVRPGDASWPTARQLYNTRFDALKPAAVAYVAHPDDIATVLAYARTHHIRVAIRNGGHSYAGWSSGDGRLIIDVSRLGRVRASGGTAVVGAGAKLIDVYRALAANGVTIPAGSCPTVGVSGLVLGGGHGVVSRAYGLTCDSLTGATLVTADGRRLTADAAHHPDLFWALRGAGNGNFGVVTELRFRTHPAPQAVSAYLTWPWSKAAAVVRAWQEWGPAQPDEIWSSLHLANAAGGTPTVSVAAFSLGTYGELQNAVDRLAARADSSASHVSLKRRSYEESMEVYAGCSSFATDAQCHLPGTTPGRSSEGALGRETYAARSDFFDRSLPAAGIRALLAQPPSVRGGAGSIALTALGGAINRVSPTATAFVHRRSRMLAQYLVSWRAGTSGATAQSWLNSAHTAMRPYASGAAYQNYTDPTLRNWRTAYYGDAAPRLTRLKRTYDPDRVFTSPQAL
- a CDS encoding phosphatase PAP2 family protein, coding for MAGLAQSGSNPDVELLYDINGLAKDAPRWFDRVVGFVGEYGLLLAMTLLLVWCWWSVRRRSGISGEEAAGSVAALVWAPLAAGVAVLVNVPIRGFVERPRPFRQHQGLEVLVTGKTDFSFVSDHATIAMALGVGLFVAHRTLGLVGIGLALVEGFCRVYMGVHYPTDVIGGFALGTAVVLLLSPLAMALLTPVTKAVERSPRAGRLVRRRRAVEERDALIPGARKETTGAEERDLAA
- a CDS encoding C40 family peptidase, producing the protein MTVRKAWVVAVAATGAGVAFVMLLVVGVYLVAGNLVNGVGGAGRNLAKGSVPAAYQGLVQRWGNLCPAINPALLAAQLYQESGFNPTAQSPAQAQGIAQFIPGTWATHGIDGDGDGDRDVWDPNDAIPSAASYDCTLAKYVKDVPGDATKNMLAAYNAGAYAVIRYGGVPPYKETQNYVRVITTLQESFAAPVGRVDPSEQAAGAIHYAQKKLGTLYLWGGNGTPEQGGRFDCSGLTKAAYESVGITLPRVANDQYNAGPHPDRDELLPGDLVFFSDDLTNSRAIRHVGIYVGGGYMIDAPRPGAVIRFDPIDTPDYFGATRVTEDGAKALPSAV
- a CDS encoding oxidoreductase; this translates as MATGKNTRRTSKWNVGRLPDLTGRTVVVTGANSGIGLAATDALAGAGAHVVLAVRDPGRGRAAAASVRGSTEVRRLDLADLASVREFAREWGDRPLDLLLNNAGVMMLPEQRTKDGFEMQFGTNHLGHFALTNLLLPYVTDRVVTVSSGAHRWGAGVIDFDDLNLTKGYTPVRAYAQSKLANLLFTLELQRRLTATGSRVRTLAAHPGYAATNLQTHAANPVSRALMQLGNRLFAQDDKAGALPTLYAAVMDLPGASYVGPDGLGEMRGAPTLVGRSAAASDPTTARRLWAASEELTGVAFPLGAGAKVV
- a CDS encoding TetR/AcrR family transcriptional regulator, whose translation is MMRMPEPRPYHHGDLRAALLAGAERTLRDKGAAALSLRELARETGVSHAAPGRHFKDKQALLDALALTGFERMTRALQTADDPALPLEDRFTALARAYLGFAIENAALLELMYARKHDPDVSEQLATAVEHAITPLTRLIAEAQGRGEIVEGDPEHITLLAGATVHGIAAFTANGTFPPQAALDSIGEHVHHLLHGLRPR